A stretch of the Streptomyces sp. NBC_01428 genome encodes the following:
- a CDS encoding DUF485 domain-containing protein, translating into MATDAPPPANDAPPPARTGAPLPSTEEFIEVQQSAEFGELRRSHRSFAFPLTIGFILWYLLYVLLSNYAGDFMGTKLFGNVNVALVLGLGQFLTTFLIAWWYSRHAAAQLDPKADAIKSRMEGGA; encoded by the coding sequence GTGGCCACCGACGCACCGCCACCCGCGAACGACGCCCCTCCGCCCGCGAGGACCGGCGCCCCCCTGCCCTCCACCGAGGAGTTCATCGAGGTCCAGCAGAGCGCCGAGTTCGGTGAACTGCGCCGATCCCACCGCTCGTTCGCCTTCCCGCTGACCATCGGCTTCATCCTCTGGTACCTGCTGTACGTCCTGCTCTCGAACTACGCGGGCGACTTCATGGGCACCAAGCTGTTCGGCAACGTCAACGTCGCCCTGGTGCTCGGCCTCGGCCAGTTCCTCACCACGTTCCTCATCGCCTGGTGGTACTCGCGGCACGCGGCCGCGCAGCTCGACCCCAAGGCCGACGCCATCAAGTCCCGGATGGAGGGCGGCGCATGA
- a CDS encoding solute symporter family protein — MSSVQTSVHTTVLAAGEASEHRPLIITLFAVFVAATLVITVWAGRQTKDAADFYAGGRQFTGFQNGLAVSGDYMSAASFLGIAGAIALFGYDGFLYSIGFLVAWLVALLLVAEPLRNSGRYTMGDVLAYRLRQRPVRTAAGTSTIVVSIFYLLAQMAGAGVLVSLLLGITSDAGKIGIVALVGVLMIVYVTIGGMKGTTWVQMVKAVLLIVGALLLTFLVLLKFNFNISDLLGKAAENSGKGSPFLEPGLKYGATSTTKLDFISLGMALVLGTAGLPHILIRFYTVPTAKTARKSVNWAIGLIGAFYLMTLALGFGAAALIKPDEIIASNKAGNTAAPLLALHLGGVDSSWGAILLATISAVAFATILAVVAGLTLASSSSFAHDIYANVIKRGQATEKQEMRAARYATVGIGAVSILLGALARDLNVAGLVALAFAVAASANLPTILYSLFWKRFTTQGALWSIYGGLATAVGLVLFSPVVSGKPTSMFPDVDFHWFPLENPGLISIPVGFLLGWLGTLLSKEEPDAGKYAELEVRSLTGTGAH, encoded by the coding sequence ATGAGCTCCGTACAGACCAGCGTGCACACGACGGTGCTGGCCGCCGGCGAGGCCAGTGAGCACCGGCCGCTGATCATCACCCTGTTCGCGGTGTTCGTCGCCGCGACCCTCGTCATCACCGTCTGGGCGGGCCGCCAGACCAAGGACGCCGCCGACTTCTACGCGGGCGGCCGCCAGTTCACCGGCTTCCAGAACGGCCTCGCCGTCTCCGGCGACTACATGTCCGCCGCGTCCTTCCTCGGCATCGCCGGCGCCATCGCCCTCTTCGGCTACGACGGCTTCCTCTACTCCATCGGCTTCCTGGTCGCCTGGCTGGTCGCCCTGCTCCTGGTCGCCGAGCCGCTGCGCAACTCCGGCCGGTACACGATGGGCGACGTCCTCGCCTACCGCCTGCGCCAGCGCCCGGTCCGCACCGCCGCGGGCACCTCCACCATCGTCGTGTCGATCTTCTACCTGCTGGCCCAGATGGCCGGCGCCGGCGTCCTCGTCTCGCTGCTCCTCGGCATCACCAGCGACGCCGGCAAGATCGGCATCGTCGCCCTCGTCGGCGTCCTGATGATCGTGTACGTCACCATCGGCGGCATGAAGGGCACCACCTGGGTCCAGATGGTCAAGGCCGTCCTGCTGATCGTCGGCGCCCTGCTGCTCACCTTCCTGGTGCTGCTGAAGTTCAACTTCAACATCTCCGACCTGCTCGGCAAGGCGGCCGAGAACAGCGGCAAGGGATCGCCGTTCCTGGAGCCCGGCCTCAAGTACGGCGCCACCTCCACCACCAAGCTGGACTTCATCTCGCTCGGCATGGCGCTCGTCCTCGGCACCGCGGGCCTCCCGCACATCCTGATCCGCTTCTACACCGTGCCCACCGCCAAGACCGCCCGGAAGTCCGTCAACTGGGCCATCGGCCTCATCGGCGCCTTCTACCTGATGACCCTCGCCCTCGGCTTCGGCGCCGCCGCGCTGATCAAACCGGACGAGATCATCGCCTCCAACAAGGCGGGCAACACGGCGGCACCCCTGCTCGCCCTGCATCTGGGCGGCGTCGACTCCAGCTGGGGCGCGATCCTCCTCGCCACCATCTCCGCCGTCGCCTTCGCCACCATCCTCGCGGTCGTCGCGGGACTGACCCTGGCCTCGTCCTCGTCGTTCGCGCACGACATCTACGCGAACGTCATCAAGCGGGGCCAGGCCACGGAGAAGCAGGAGATGCGGGCCGCCCGCTACGCCACCGTCGGCATCGGCGCCGTCTCGATCCTCCTCGGCGCCCTCGCCCGCGACCTCAACGTCGCAGGCCTGGTCGCCCTCGCCTTCGCGGTCGCCGCCTCGGCCAACCTGCCCACGATCCTCTACAGCCTGTTCTGGAAGAGGTTCACCACCCAGGGCGCGCTCTGGTCGATCTACGGCGGTCTGGCCACCGCGGTCGGCCTCGTCCTGTTCTCCCCGGTGGTCTCGGGCAAGCCCACGTCGATGTTCCCGGACGTCGACTTCCACTGGTTCCCGCTGGAGAATCCGGGCCTCATCTCGATCCCGGTCGGCTTCCTGCTGGGCTGGCTCGGCACCCTGCTGTCGAAGGAGGAGCCCGACGCCGGCAAGTACGCCGAGCTGGAGGTCCGCTCCCTGACGGGCACCGGAGCGCACTGA